The following are encoded in a window of Pangasianodon hypophthalmus isolate fPanHyp1 chromosome 14, fPanHyp1.pri, whole genome shotgun sequence genomic DNA:
- the arfip2a gene encoding arfaptin-2a isoform X1, which yields MINLEPGSRSTMTDSIMSKAATMEIPINSNGDTRTSEDDSLEQIHWSLERKDLQQVMVSGPNLNETSIVSGGYGGSAEGIIPTGSIKGPAILFNEEYFERRCGNAPMPALRSKSRDFPPSHSAAGRISCQPDHYPAPSMHHSHSNPSMTSEEATRGIAVEKFDSMKKWSINTYKCTKQMFSERFGRGSRTVDLELEAQIDVLRETKQKYEHILRLAQALTTHFYNVVQTQQALGDTFADLSQKSPELQDEFGYNAETQKLLCKNGETLLGAINFFVSSINTLVNKTMEDTLMTIKMYENARLEYDAYRTDLEELSAGPRDAAAMVRIELAQQEYQIHRDKYERLRSDVTIKLKFLEENKVKVMHKQLLLFHNAISAYFAGNQQQLEQTLRQFNVKLKRPGSDRPSWLEEQ from the exons GTCCACCATGACGGACAGCATCATGAGCAAAGCTGCCACGATGGAAATCCCCATCAACAGCAACGGAGACACGAGAACGTCTGAAGATGACAGTCTCGAACAG ATTCACTGGAGCTTAGAGAGGAAG GATCTGCAGCAGGTGATGGTGTCTGGGCCGAACCTGAACGAGACGAGTATTGTGTCGGGGGGATACGGAGGATCAGCCGAGGGCATCATCCCCACCGGCTCCATCAAAG GCCCAGCTATACTTTTCAACGAAGAGTATTTTGAAAGAAGATGCGGAAACGCCCCCATGCCAG CCCTTCGCTCCAAATCTAGGGACTTTCCACCCAGTCATTCAGCTGCTGGTCGGATATCATGCCAGCCAGATCATTACCCAG ctcccagcatgcaccacaGTCACAGTAATCCAAGCATGACGTCAGAGGAGGCCACGCGTGGGATTGCAGTGGAGAAATTTGACAGTATGAAGAAATGGAGCATCAATACTTATAAG TGCACGAAGCAGATGTTTTCGGAGCGGTTTGGTCGCGGCTCAAGGACCGTGGACCTGGAGCTCGAGGCTCAGATCGACGTGCTGCGTGAAACCAAGCAGAAATACGAGCACATCCTGAGACTGGCACAGGCACTCACCACTCACTTCTACAATGTAGTGCAGACGCAGCAGGCGCTGGGAGACACGTTCGCTGATCTGAGCCAGAAATCTCCAGAACTGCAG GACGAGTTTGGCTACAACGCAGAGACACAAAAGCTGCTGTGTAAGAACGGAGAGACGCTACTGGGAGCAATTAACTTCTTCGTGTCGAGCATCAACACACTGGTCAACAAAACCATGGAGGACACACTAATGACCATCAAGATGTATGAGAACGCAAG gttgGAGTATGATGCCTATAGGACAGACCTGGAAGAGCTGAGTGCTGGCCCGCGTGATGCCGCTGCTATGGTGCGTATCGAACTCGCCCAGCAGGAGTACCAGATCCACAGAGACAAGTACGAGCGCCTACGGAGTGACGTCACCATCAAGCTCAAATTCCTGGAGGAGAATAAG GTGAAGGTGATGCACAAGcagctcctcctcttccacAATGCCATCTCGGCCTACTTCGCTGGCAACCAGCAGCAGCTTGAACAGACTCTCAGGCAATTCAACGTGAAGTTGAAGCGGCCTGGCTCGGACAGACCGTCATGGCTGGAGGAACAGTAA
- the arfip2a gene encoding arfaptin-2a isoform X4 produces the protein MINLEPGSRSTMTDSIMSKAATMEIPINSNGDTRTSEDDSLEQDLQQVMVSGPNLNETSIVSGGYGGSAEGIIPTGSIKALRSKSRDFPPSHSAAGRISCQPDHYPAPSMHHSHSNPSMTSEEATRGIAVEKFDSMKKWSINTYKCTKQMFSERFGRGSRTVDLELEAQIDVLRETKQKYEHILRLAQALTTHFYNVVQTQQALGDTFADLSQKSPELQDEFGYNAETQKLLCKNGETLLGAINFFVSSINTLVNKTMEDTLMTIKMYENARLEYDAYRTDLEELSAGPRDAAAMVRIELAQQEYQIHRDKYERLRSDVTIKLKFLEENKVKVMHKQLLLFHNAISAYFAGNQQQLEQTLRQFNVKLKRPGSDRPSWLEEQ, from the exons GTCCACCATGACGGACAGCATCATGAGCAAAGCTGCCACGATGGAAATCCCCATCAACAGCAACGGAGACACGAGAACGTCTGAAGATGACAGTCTCGAACAG GATCTGCAGCAGGTGATGGTGTCTGGGCCGAACCTGAACGAGACGAGTATTGTGTCGGGGGGATACGGAGGATCAGCCGAGGGCATCATCCCCACCGGCTCCATCAAAG CCCTTCGCTCCAAATCTAGGGACTTTCCACCCAGTCATTCAGCTGCTGGTCGGATATCATGCCAGCCAGATCATTACCCAG ctcccagcatgcaccacaGTCACAGTAATCCAAGCATGACGTCAGAGGAGGCCACGCGTGGGATTGCAGTGGAGAAATTTGACAGTATGAAGAAATGGAGCATCAATACTTATAAG TGCACGAAGCAGATGTTTTCGGAGCGGTTTGGTCGCGGCTCAAGGACCGTGGACCTGGAGCTCGAGGCTCAGATCGACGTGCTGCGTGAAACCAAGCAGAAATACGAGCACATCCTGAGACTGGCACAGGCACTCACCACTCACTTCTACAATGTAGTGCAGACGCAGCAGGCGCTGGGAGACACGTTCGCTGATCTGAGCCAGAAATCTCCAGAACTGCAG GACGAGTTTGGCTACAACGCAGAGACACAAAAGCTGCTGTGTAAGAACGGAGAGACGCTACTGGGAGCAATTAACTTCTTCGTGTCGAGCATCAACACACTGGTCAACAAAACCATGGAGGACACACTAATGACCATCAAGATGTATGAGAACGCAAG gttgGAGTATGATGCCTATAGGACAGACCTGGAAGAGCTGAGTGCTGGCCCGCGTGATGCCGCTGCTATGGTGCGTATCGAACTCGCCCAGCAGGAGTACCAGATCCACAGAGACAAGTACGAGCGCCTACGGAGTGACGTCACCATCAAGCTCAAATTCCTGGAGGAGAATAAG GTGAAGGTGATGCACAAGcagctcctcctcttccacAATGCCATCTCGGCCTACTTCGCTGGCAACCAGCAGCAGCTTGAACAGACTCTCAGGCAATTCAACGTGAAGTTGAAGCGGCCTGGCTCGGACAGACCGTCATGGCTGGAGGAACAGTAA
- the arfip2a gene encoding arfaptin-2a isoform X6, which yields MINLEPGSRSTMTDSIMSKAATMEIPINSNGDTRTSEDDSLEQDLQQVMVSGPNLNETSIVSGGYGGSAEGIIPTGSIKAPSMHHSHSNPSMTSEEATRGIAVEKFDSMKKWSINTYKCTKQMFSERFGRGSRTVDLELEAQIDVLRETKQKYEHILRLAQALTTHFYNVVQTQQALGDTFADLSQKSPELQDEFGYNAETQKLLCKNGETLLGAINFFVSSINTLVNKTMEDTLMTIKMYENARLEYDAYRTDLEELSAGPRDAAAMVRIELAQQEYQIHRDKYERLRSDVTIKLKFLEENKVKVMHKQLLLFHNAISAYFAGNQQQLEQTLRQFNVKLKRPGSDRPSWLEEQ from the exons GTCCACCATGACGGACAGCATCATGAGCAAAGCTGCCACGATGGAAATCCCCATCAACAGCAACGGAGACACGAGAACGTCTGAAGATGACAGTCTCGAACAG GATCTGCAGCAGGTGATGGTGTCTGGGCCGAACCTGAACGAGACGAGTATTGTGTCGGGGGGATACGGAGGATCAGCCGAGGGCATCATCCCCACCGGCTCCATCAAAG ctcccagcatgcaccacaGTCACAGTAATCCAAGCATGACGTCAGAGGAGGCCACGCGTGGGATTGCAGTGGAGAAATTTGACAGTATGAAGAAATGGAGCATCAATACTTATAAG TGCACGAAGCAGATGTTTTCGGAGCGGTTTGGTCGCGGCTCAAGGACCGTGGACCTGGAGCTCGAGGCTCAGATCGACGTGCTGCGTGAAACCAAGCAGAAATACGAGCACATCCTGAGACTGGCACAGGCACTCACCACTCACTTCTACAATGTAGTGCAGACGCAGCAGGCGCTGGGAGACACGTTCGCTGATCTGAGCCAGAAATCTCCAGAACTGCAG GACGAGTTTGGCTACAACGCAGAGACACAAAAGCTGCTGTGTAAGAACGGAGAGACGCTACTGGGAGCAATTAACTTCTTCGTGTCGAGCATCAACACACTGGTCAACAAAACCATGGAGGACACACTAATGACCATCAAGATGTATGAGAACGCAAG gttgGAGTATGATGCCTATAGGACAGACCTGGAAGAGCTGAGTGCTGGCCCGCGTGATGCCGCTGCTATGGTGCGTATCGAACTCGCCCAGCAGGAGTACCAGATCCACAGAGACAAGTACGAGCGCCTACGGAGTGACGTCACCATCAAGCTCAAATTCCTGGAGGAGAATAAG GTGAAGGTGATGCACAAGcagctcctcctcttccacAATGCCATCTCGGCCTACTTCGCTGGCAACCAGCAGCAGCTTGAACAGACTCTCAGGCAATTCAACGTGAAGTTGAAGCGGCCTGGCTCGGACAGACCGTCATGGCTGGAGGAACAGTAA
- the arfip2a gene encoding arfaptin-2a isoform X2 → MINLEPGSRSTMTDSIMSKAATMEIPINSNGDTRTSEDDSLEQDLQQVMVSGPNLNETSIVSGGYGGSAEGIIPTGSIKGPAILFNEEYFERRCGNAPMPALRSKSRDFPPSHSAAGRISCQPDHYPAPSMHHSHSNPSMTSEEATRGIAVEKFDSMKKWSINTYKCTKQMFSERFGRGSRTVDLELEAQIDVLRETKQKYEHILRLAQALTTHFYNVVQTQQALGDTFADLSQKSPELQDEFGYNAETQKLLCKNGETLLGAINFFVSSINTLVNKTMEDTLMTIKMYENARLEYDAYRTDLEELSAGPRDAAAMVRIELAQQEYQIHRDKYERLRSDVTIKLKFLEENKVKVMHKQLLLFHNAISAYFAGNQQQLEQTLRQFNVKLKRPGSDRPSWLEEQ, encoded by the exons GTCCACCATGACGGACAGCATCATGAGCAAAGCTGCCACGATGGAAATCCCCATCAACAGCAACGGAGACACGAGAACGTCTGAAGATGACAGTCTCGAACAG GATCTGCAGCAGGTGATGGTGTCTGGGCCGAACCTGAACGAGACGAGTATTGTGTCGGGGGGATACGGAGGATCAGCCGAGGGCATCATCCCCACCGGCTCCATCAAAG GCCCAGCTATACTTTTCAACGAAGAGTATTTTGAAAGAAGATGCGGAAACGCCCCCATGCCAG CCCTTCGCTCCAAATCTAGGGACTTTCCACCCAGTCATTCAGCTGCTGGTCGGATATCATGCCAGCCAGATCATTACCCAG ctcccagcatgcaccacaGTCACAGTAATCCAAGCATGACGTCAGAGGAGGCCACGCGTGGGATTGCAGTGGAGAAATTTGACAGTATGAAGAAATGGAGCATCAATACTTATAAG TGCACGAAGCAGATGTTTTCGGAGCGGTTTGGTCGCGGCTCAAGGACCGTGGACCTGGAGCTCGAGGCTCAGATCGACGTGCTGCGTGAAACCAAGCAGAAATACGAGCACATCCTGAGACTGGCACAGGCACTCACCACTCACTTCTACAATGTAGTGCAGACGCAGCAGGCGCTGGGAGACACGTTCGCTGATCTGAGCCAGAAATCTCCAGAACTGCAG GACGAGTTTGGCTACAACGCAGAGACACAAAAGCTGCTGTGTAAGAACGGAGAGACGCTACTGGGAGCAATTAACTTCTTCGTGTCGAGCATCAACACACTGGTCAACAAAACCATGGAGGACACACTAATGACCATCAAGATGTATGAGAACGCAAG gttgGAGTATGATGCCTATAGGACAGACCTGGAAGAGCTGAGTGCTGGCCCGCGTGATGCCGCTGCTATGGTGCGTATCGAACTCGCCCAGCAGGAGTACCAGATCCACAGAGACAAGTACGAGCGCCTACGGAGTGACGTCACCATCAAGCTCAAATTCCTGGAGGAGAATAAG GTGAAGGTGATGCACAAGcagctcctcctcttccacAATGCCATCTCGGCCTACTTCGCTGGCAACCAGCAGCAGCTTGAACAGACTCTCAGGCAATTCAACGTGAAGTTGAAGCGGCCTGGCTCGGACAGACCGTCATGGCTGGAGGAACAGTAA
- the arfip2a gene encoding arfaptin-2a isoform X5 yields MINLEPGSRSTMTDSIMSKAATMEIPINSNGDTRTSEDDSLEQIHWSLERKDLQQVMVSGPNLNETSIVSGGYGGSAEGIIPTGSIKAPSMHHSHSNPSMTSEEATRGIAVEKFDSMKKWSINTYKCTKQMFSERFGRGSRTVDLELEAQIDVLRETKQKYEHILRLAQALTTHFYNVVQTQQALGDTFADLSQKSPELQDEFGYNAETQKLLCKNGETLLGAINFFVSSINTLVNKTMEDTLMTIKMYENARLEYDAYRTDLEELSAGPRDAAAMVRIELAQQEYQIHRDKYERLRSDVTIKLKFLEENKVKVMHKQLLLFHNAISAYFAGNQQQLEQTLRQFNVKLKRPGSDRPSWLEEQ; encoded by the exons GTCCACCATGACGGACAGCATCATGAGCAAAGCTGCCACGATGGAAATCCCCATCAACAGCAACGGAGACACGAGAACGTCTGAAGATGACAGTCTCGAACAG ATTCACTGGAGCTTAGAGAGGAAG GATCTGCAGCAGGTGATGGTGTCTGGGCCGAACCTGAACGAGACGAGTATTGTGTCGGGGGGATACGGAGGATCAGCCGAGGGCATCATCCCCACCGGCTCCATCAAAG ctcccagcatgcaccacaGTCACAGTAATCCAAGCATGACGTCAGAGGAGGCCACGCGTGGGATTGCAGTGGAGAAATTTGACAGTATGAAGAAATGGAGCATCAATACTTATAAG TGCACGAAGCAGATGTTTTCGGAGCGGTTTGGTCGCGGCTCAAGGACCGTGGACCTGGAGCTCGAGGCTCAGATCGACGTGCTGCGTGAAACCAAGCAGAAATACGAGCACATCCTGAGACTGGCACAGGCACTCACCACTCACTTCTACAATGTAGTGCAGACGCAGCAGGCGCTGGGAGACACGTTCGCTGATCTGAGCCAGAAATCTCCAGAACTGCAG GACGAGTTTGGCTACAACGCAGAGACACAAAAGCTGCTGTGTAAGAACGGAGAGACGCTACTGGGAGCAATTAACTTCTTCGTGTCGAGCATCAACACACTGGTCAACAAAACCATGGAGGACACACTAATGACCATCAAGATGTATGAGAACGCAAG gttgGAGTATGATGCCTATAGGACAGACCTGGAAGAGCTGAGTGCTGGCCCGCGTGATGCCGCTGCTATGGTGCGTATCGAACTCGCCCAGCAGGAGTACCAGATCCACAGAGACAAGTACGAGCGCCTACGGAGTGACGTCACCATCAAGCTCAAATTCCTGGAGGAGAATAAG GTGAAGGTGATGCACAAGcagctcctcctcttccacAATGCCATCTCGGCCTACTTCGCTGGCAACCAGCAGCAGCTTGAACAGACTCTCAGGCAATTCAACGTGAAGTTGAAGCGGCCTGGCTCGGACAGACCGTCATGGCTGGAGGAACAGTAA
- the arfip2a gene encoding arfaptin-2a isoform X3, with product MINLEPGSRSTMTDSIMSKAATMEIPINSNGDTRTSEDDSLEQIHWSLERKDLQQVMVSGPNLNETSIVSGGYGGSAEGIIPTGSIKALRSKSRDFPPSHSAAGRISCQPDHYPAPSMHHSHSNPSMTSEEATRGIAVEKFDSMKKWSINTYKCTKQMFSERFGRGSRTVDLELEAQIDVLRETKQKYEHILRLAQALTTHFYNVVQTQQALGDTFADLSQKSPELQDEFGYNAETQKLLCKNGETLLGAINFFVSSINTLVNKTMEDTLMTIKMYENARLEYDAYRTDLEELSAGPRDAAAMVRIELAQQEYQIHRDKYERLRSDVTIKLKFLEENKVKVMHKQLLLFHNAISAYFAGNQQQLEQTLRQFNVKLKRPGSDRPSWLEEQ from the exons GTCCACCATGACGGACAGCATCATGAGCAAAGCTGCCACGATGGAAATCCCCATCAACAGCAACGGAGACACGAGAACGTCTGAAGATGACAGTCTCGAACAG ATTCACTGGAGCTTAGAGAGGAAG GATCTGCAGCAGGTGATGGTGTCTGGGCCGAACCTGAACGAGACGAGTATTGTGTCGGGGGGATACGGAGGATCAGCCGAGGGCATCATCCCCACCGGCTCCATCAAAG CCCTTCGCTCCAAATCTAGGGACTTTCCACCCAGTCATTCAGCTGCTGGTCGGATATCATGCCAGCCAGATCATTACCCAG ctcccagcatgcaccacaGTCACAGTAATCCAAGCATGACGTCAGAGGAGGCCACGCGTGGGATTGCAGTGGAGAAATTTGACAGTATGAAGAAATGGAGCATCAATACTTATAAG TGCACGAAGCAGATGTTTTCGGAGCGGTTTGGTCGCGGCTCAAGGACCGTGGACCTGGAGCTCGAGGCTCAGATCGACGTGCTGCGTGAAACCAAGCAGAAATACGAGCACATCCTGAGACTGGCACAGGCACTCACCACTCACTTCTACAATGTAGTGCAGACGCAGCAGGCGCTGGGAGACACGTTCGCTGATCTGAGCCAGAAATCTCCAGAACTGCAG GACGAGTTTGGCTACAACGCAGAGACACAAAAGCTGCTGTGTAAGAACGGAGAGACGCTACTGGGAGCAATTAACTTCTTCGTGTCGAGCATCAACACACTGGTCAACAAAACCATGGAGGACACACTAATGACCATCAAGATGTATGAGAACGCAAG gttgGAGTATGATGCCTATAGGACAGACCTGGAAGAGCTGAGTGCTGGCCCGCGTGATGCCGCTGCTATGGTGCGTATCGAACTCGCCCAGCAGGAGTACCAGATCCACAGAGACAAGTACGAGCGCCTACGGAGTGACGTCACCATCAAGCTCAAATTCCTGGAGGAGAATAAG GTGAAGGTGATGCACAAGcagctcctcctcttccacAATGCCATCTCGGCCTACTTCGCTGGCAACCAGCAGCAGCTTGAACAGACTCTCAGGCAATTCAACGTGAAGTTGAAGCGGCCTGGCTCGGACAGACCGTCATGGCTGGAGGAACAGTAA